From the Phreatobacter oligotrophus genome, one window contains:
- a CDS encoding DUF6682 family protein — MLSGVQILTRAGVLLQDEDHTRWPLPELVEWVNEAVDAILLAKPSAKSMTIAIPMVEGTLQKVPTSGSPTPLRLIGVTRNVTVSGQTRIGGRAIRPVIRSLLDTSEPDWHDPKRVPFRKEVRQFIFDEENPLEFYVYPGNTGTGVIEGVVSYRPPLLTPSAAPDDVASYGGDVGLDQIYSGAVVDYVVYRAQQKDDFAANQGRAAIHYQNFATAIGLKIQVEAATSPNRDRKR, encoded by the coding sequence ATGCTGTCCGGCGTGCAGATCCTCACCCGCGCCGGTGTCCTCCTGCAGGACGAGGACCACACGCGCTGGCCGCTGCCCGAGCTTGTCGAGTGGGTGAACGAGGCGGTTGACGCCATCCTCCTCGCCAAGCCGTCGGCGAAATCGATGACCATTGCCATCCCGATGGTCGAAGGCACGCTGCAGAAGGTGCCGACATCGGGATCTCCGACCCCGCTGCGCCTGATCGGCGTGACGCGCAACGTGACGGTGAGCGGTCAGACGCGCATCGGCGGCCGGGCGATCCGGCCGGTGATCCGCTCTCTCCTCGACACCTCCGAACCGGACTGGCACGACCCCAAGCGCGTACCGTTCCGCAAGGAGGTGCGGCAGTTCATCTTTGACGAGGAAAACCCCCTCGAATTCTACGTGTACCCGGGCAACACCGGTACCGGCGTGATCGAGGGCGTCGTCTCCTATCGCCCGCCGCTCCTGACCCCAAGCGCCGCACCCGATGACGTCGCGAGCTATGGCGGCGACGTCGGCCTCGACCAGATCTACTCGGGCGCCGTGGTCGACTATGTCGTCTATCGCGCCCAGCAGAAGGACGACTTCGCCGCCAATCAGGGCCGCGCCGCGATCCACTACCAGAATTTCGCGACCGCCATCGGCCTCAAGATCCAGGTCGAAGCCGCCACCAGTCCGAACCGGGATCGTAAGCGATGA
- a CDS encoding phage tail fiber protein encodes MPASTYAGNKILDLLFRGVAFTAPSRVWISLHTADPGLTGANEVTVGNWPAYARQDPAQAGAVGTGFTAATAKAIENALQVLFPANNGASAVVVTHFAIWDAPSAGNCLFSGALTASKTIAVTDELVIRIGELDLTVT; translated from the coding sequence GTGCCCGCCTCCACCTACGCCGGCAACAAGATCCTCGACCTGCTGTTCCGCGGCGTCGCCTTCACGGCGCCGTCGCGCGTCTGGATCTCCCTCCACACCGCAGATCCAGGGCTCACCGGCGCTAACGAGGTGACGGTCGGCAACTGGCCGGCCTATGCCCGGCAGGATCCCGCCCAGGCCGGCGCGGTCGGCACCGGCTTCACCGCGGCCACCGCCAAGGCGATCGAGAACGCCCTGCAGGTGCTGTTCCCGGCCAACAACGGCGCTTCGGCCGTCGTCGTGACCCACTTCGCCATTTGGGACGCGCCGAGCGCCGGCAACTGCCTGTTCTCCGGCGCGCTCACCGCCTCCAAGACCATCGCCGTCACGGATGAGCTTGTCATCCGGATCGGCGAGCTTGACCTCACGGTGACCTGA
- a CDS encoding pyocin knob domain-containing protein: MAPVFKNNATSTLATSITTGSTTITVQSGDAALFPSPTGGDWAPITVVDGSGNIEVMRCTARSGANLTVTRAQEGTTAKAFSSGARVDHRLTAGALSDILTILAAKLDASGFNAAAVLALLLTVDGTGSGLDADLLDAQSAAYYLDLANATGTIPEGGLPTRLRATGAAVNDWNTATATGFYASNRGTPENVQNTPDGAAGTDYWVGWTIQSAINANFAVQTVQALSAVGTNTKIFRRHLNSGTWGAWYRAELSQTEQDARYFQQQIISAANPNINALTNPGSYYLAATPTNGPAGVDVSYFSLAVFGGGNTRTQILSSYTTSRTFIRGGSETGGVWTWEAWREMLHSANLNGIKGLRSSTAGVTAAAADTNQAWLPFSADHTITIPAAASHPAGTVLGPFKVLDAVTVTFQRSSTDVFRVHSGLGSPTSFTMSQGQQCYLVSNGIGTWEVFYLSDTALLAEVSFSAASSLTITLPKGFRRFRLTTRAIMSAAAALVMRTSTDGGATWATGASDYSYDWLYKSNGSAVGTGWTNNSFCELMGVIGTTADQRVWNELDIYDARDATVRTFFRSRSTAYYTAANAAPVGFLTAGGARNNNEANNAIQIYPGSGTISGHYKLEGIV; encoded by the coding sequence GTGGCACCTGTCTTCAAAAACAACGCGACCTCGACCCTCGCGACCTCGATCACCACCGGCTCCACCACCATCACGGTGCAGTCCGGCGACGCGGCGCTGTTCCCCAGCCCGACCGGTGGCGATTGGGCGCCGATCACCGTCGTGGACGGCTCCGGCAACATCGAGGTGATGCGGTGCACGGCGCGCAGCGGCGCCAACCTCACGGTGACCCGCGCCCAGGAGGGCACCACCGCCAAGGCGTTCTCGTCCGGCGCCCGCGTCGATCACCGCCTCACCGCCGGCGCCCTGTCCGATATCCTCACCATCCTTGCCGCCAAGCTCGATGCCAGCGGCTTCAATGCGGCGGCCGTGCTCGCGCTTCTGCTGACAGTGGACGGCACCGGATCCGGCCTCGATGCCGATCTCCTCGACGCGCAGAGCGCGGCCTACTACCTCGATCTCGCCAACGCCACGGGCACCATCCCCGAGGGTGGGCTTCCGACCCGCCTCCGCGCCACTGGCGCCGCGGTGAACGACTGGAATACCGCCACGGCCACCGGCTTCTACGCCTCAAACCGCGGCACACCCGAGAACGTCCAGAACACCCCCGATGGTGCGGCCGGCACCGATTATTGGGTGGGCTGGACCATCCAGTCCGCCATAAACGCGAATTTCGCGGTGCAAACCGTCCAGGCGCTGTCCGCAGTGGGCACCAATACCAAGATCTTCCGGCGCCACCTCAACTCCGGCACGTGGGGCGCATGGTATCGGGCCGAGCTGTCGCAGACCGAGCAGGATGCGCGCTACTTCCAGCAGCAGATCATCAGCGCGGCGAACCCCAACATCAATGCGCTGACCAACCCGGGCTCCTACTATCTCGCGGCCACGCCGACGAACGGCCCGGCCGGTGTCGATGTCTCCTATTTCTCGCTCGCAGTTTTCGGCGGCGGCAACACCCGCACGCAGATCCTGTCCTCGTACACCACCAGCCGCACCTTCATCCGCGGCGGCTCGGAAACCGGAGGCGTGTGGACGTGGGAAGCCTGGCGCGAGATGCTCCACTCGGCCAACCTGAACGGCATCAAGGGCCTCCGCAGCTCGACTGCGGGCGTTACCGCCGCCGCTGCCGATACCAATCAGGCGTGGCTGCCGTTCTCGGCGGATCACACGATCACGATCCCCGCCGCGGCGAGCCACCCCGCCGGCACGGTGCTCGGCCCGTTCAAGGTCCTCGATGCCGTCACGGTGACGTTCCAGCGGTCCTCTACCGACGTCTTCCGCGTCCATAGCGGGCTCGGCTCGCCGACGTCGTTCACGATGTCCCAAGGCCAGCAGTGCTACCTCGTCTCCAACGGCATCGGCACTTGGGAGGTGTTCTACCTCTCCGACACCGCGCTCCTCGCCGAGGTGTCGTTCAGCGCGGCCTCGTCGCTCACGATCACCCTGCCCAAGGGCTTCCGGCGCTTCCGTTTGACGACTCGCGCGATCATGTCGGCTGCCGCCGCGCTGGTCATGCGGACCTCGACGGACGGCGGCGCGACGTGGGCAACCGGCGCCTCCGACTACAGCTACGATTGGCTCTACAAGTCGAATGGCTCCGCGGTCGGGACCGGTTGGACCAACAACAGCTTCTGCGAACTGATGGGTGTGATCGGCACCACCGCCGACCAGCGGGTGTGGAACGAGCTCGACATCTACGACGCCCGTGATGCCACCGTTCGCACGTTCTTCCGGTCCCGCAGCACCGCCTACTACACCGCAGCGAACGCCGCTCCCGTCGGCTTCCTCACGGCCGGCGGCGCCCGAAACAACAACGAGGCGAACAACGCCATCCAGATCTATCCGGGGTCCGGCACCATCTCCGGCCACTACAAGCTTGAGGGCATCGTCTGA
- a CDS encoding DUF4376 domain-containing protein translates to MSTDTTPCRYVDGVRVPLSPAELAAFDAERAPRPPTAAQLRAAAADARWRRETGGITVSGISVHTDDRSKMMIMGARIQAVADPGFVTQWKGADGQFIALDAATITALSAAVLAHVDACFAREGEVLAAIDAGTVTTLAAIEQAFADVTAPWG, encoded by the coding sequence ATGAGCACCGACACCACCCCCTGCAGGTATGTCGATGGCGTGCGTGTCCCGCTTTCGCCTGCCGAGTTGGCCGCATTCGACGCGGAGCGCGCCCCGCGTCCGCCGACGGCCGCCCAGCTGCGAGCCGCAGCAGCCGATGCGCGGTGGCGCCGCGAAACCGGCGGCATCACCGTCAGCGGGATCTCGGTGCACACTGATGATCGCTCGAAGATGATGATCATGGGCGCCCGCATCCAGGCGGTCGCCGATCCCGGCTTCGTCACGCAGTGGAAGGGCGCCGACGGCCAGTTCATCGCGCTCGATGCCGCGACGATCACGGCGCTGTCGGCCGCGGTGCTCGCCCATGTCGATGCCTGCTTCGCTCGAGAGGGCGAGGTGCTGGCGGCGATCGATGCGGGCACCGTCACCACGCTTGCGGCAATCGAGCAGGCGTTCGCCGACGTCACCGCGCCGTGGGGTTAA
- a CDS encoding GNAT family N-acetyltransferase produces the protein MTSELVYHDNDRLLAWAVDRMGYPGFRFRQDAHAIGRQTDGEIRGVVIFDTWSDGDCLIHVVSDGSRRWFTREFCVHAMAYPFLQVGNRRITALVSEHNDPSLAMCRHFGFAQEGRLRRAGPAGEDMILFGLLREDCRWLKPRARAIVRHAA, from the coding sequence GTGACCTCCGAGCTTGTCTATCACGACAATGACCGCCTCCTCGCGTGGGCGGTCGATCGCATGGGCTATCCCGGGTTCCGCTTCCGCCAGGACGCGCACGCGATCGGGCGACAGACCGACGGCGAGATCCGGGGCGTCGTCATCTTCGACACGTGGAGCGACGGCGACTGCCTCATCCACGTGGTGTCCGACGGCTCGCGCCGATGGTTCACCCGCGAGTTCTGCGTGCACGCCATGGCCTACCCGTTCCTGCAGGTCGGAAACCGGCGGATCACCGCGCTCGTCAGCGAGCACAATGACCCGTCGCTGGCGATGTGCCGGCATTTCGGGTTCGCCCAGGAGGGCCGCCTGCGCCGCGCCGGGCCGGCCGGAGAGGACATGATCCTGTTCGGACTCCTCCGCGAAGACTGCCGTTGGCTCAAACCGCGTGCCCGCGCTATAGTGCGGCACGCAGCGTAG
- a CDS encoding tail fiber domain-containing protein: MGKSAPSAPAPDPNIGRAAVMQAETGEKWLDFSKEAFATSTQRQGELDALTKDISNRQMVLAEDNQNLARQVTEQQLALGEEQAGYARDDRRRYEQVFRPVEDKFIKQATEYDSPERQAAMAAEARADVVSSTAQQREAAQREAASMGVNPNSGRFGGLNRAADMGTALAAAGAQNTARERVRATGLALTADVANLGRGLPAQSSAAAALGLQGITAGAGTAGAAAQTSINTMGMGVGNAQQNQSLFNSSTGIMSSGFQGAMRGYAGMGDTLNRQYATQVDAWKASQMMAAQSASGFGAAIGGLAGLFMSDEEVKTDKRPLPPGMALEAVREAPSESWRYKPGVADEGEHIGPYAQDMQRATGKGDGKTIKVQDMLGLHHAAIADLDRKIDAIADAVGAEPTPDNVESMRGRDMPPERRRREPAVGIIIAAPRRGAEQREAA; this comes from the coding sequence ATGGGCAAGAGCGCTCCCAGCGCGCCGGCACCGGATCCGAATATCGGCCGTGCCGCGGTGATGCAGGCCGAAACCGGCGAAAAGTGGCTGGACTTCTCGAAGGAGGCCTTCGCCACCTCGACGCAGCGCCAGGGCGAGCTCGACGCCCTCACCAAGGACATCAGCAATCGGCAGATGGTCCTGGCCGAGGACAACCAGAACCTCGCCCGGCAGGTCACCGAGCAGCAGCTGGCGCTTGGCGAGGAGCAGGCCGGTTATGCCCGCGACGATCGGCGCCGCTATGAGCAGGTGTTCCGGCCCGTCGAGGACAAGTTCATCAAGCAGGCGACCGAGTACGACTCGCCGGAGCGACAGGCGGCCATGGCCGCCGAGGCTCGCGCCGATGTCGTCAGCTCGACCGCCCAGCAGCGCGAGGCCGCCCAGCGCGAAGCCGCGTCCATGGGCGTCAACCCGAATTCCGGCCGCTTCGGCGGCCTGAATCGCGCCGCCGACATGGGCACCGCGCTCGCCGCCGCAGGTGCGCAGAACACGGCCCGCGAGCGGGTGCGCGCCACCGGCCTTGCCCTGACGGCCGACGTCGCCAATCTCGGCCGCGGCCTGCCGGCGCAGTCGTCGGCCGCCGCCGCCCTCGGGCTGCAGGGCATCACCGCTGGTGCCGGCACTGCAGGTGCGGCGGCGCAGACCTCCATCAACACGATGGGCATGGGCGTCGGCAACGCCCAGCAGAACCAGAGCCTGTTCAACTCCTCGACCGGCATCATGTCGAGCGGCTTCCAGGGCGCGATGCGCGGCTATGCCGGCATGGGCGACACCCTCAACCGCCAGTACGCGACGCAGGTGGACGCGTGGAAGGCCTCGCAGATGATGGCCGCGCAGTCCGCCTCGGGCTTCGGTGCCGCCATCGGCGGGCTCGCCGGCCTGTTCATGTCCGACGAGGAGGTGAAGACCGACAAGCGGCCGCTGCCGCCCGGGATGGCACTCGAAGCCGTCCGGGAGGCGCCGTCCGAGTCCTGGCGCTACAAGCCCGGCGTCGCCGACGAAGGCGAGCACATCGGCCCCTATGCGCAGGACATGCAGCGCGCCACCGGCAAGGGCGACGGCAAGACCATCAAGGTGCAGGACATGCTCGGGCTGCACCATGCGGCAATCGCGGATCTCGACCGCAAGATCGACGCCATCGCCGATGCGGTCGGCGCCGAGCCGACCCCCGACAACGTCGAGAGCATGCGCGGGCGCGACATGCCGCCGGAGCGGCGCCGTCGTGAGCCGGCCGTCGGGATCATCATCGCCGCGCCCCGCCGTGGCGCCGAGCAGCGGGAGGCCGCCTGA